Part of the Falco naumanni isolate bFalNau1 chromosome 3, bFalNau1.pat, whole genome shotgun sequence genome is shown below.
tctctccaTCCCTGTTGTCCACCACGTTACCGTTGAGATTTTATTGTCTTAAATGAGGTTCAAATTACCCAGTATGCTAAAAGTCAACGTAGAAAATTTATCAAAACCAAGCAACTGAATAGAGTAACGGTCTTAGTATGTTGACTGTGGAAAAATTGTAGCATGAATGCTCAGATCATTAGACACAAGGGAACCCATATGGGCAGGTGGCTTTGCTCTAATTGCAGGAGTAATTAGAGTTTGCAATCATCTGAGACCATAATCTGTAGGAAAGAGTTTTCATGAGCTCACTTCCACAAGCTCAGACACCATGAATGTGTATTATGTTACTCAGCTCTACTGTCATCTGATTTTTCCTGACTTCCCATCACATGGCAAAGGATGTCAGGATTGTGTGAGACAAGTGACTGAGTCCATTCCTGTGCAGGAGAGAACTGCTCATGGAGGAACCCATTCACATACTGGCTCCCCAGACACTTCCATCCAGTAGTATTACATTTTTCAGGAGTACTAATGAAACACAGcctgctttttttgccttgttaGTACATCCTGAAagcttaaaaggaaaatattttttttgcttgtgcCAAGTGTATGAGATTATTGGAAGGCCAAGGACTAATGCTCAATATAAATCTATAGTCATTTGCAGTGAAATCACTGAATGTTCTGAGATACATTGAGAAAGCTATAGGTAGAAGGTAACATCTAcctcaaaatgctttttagtATAATAATGTCGTCATATTGCCATAACAGTGAAATGCTTAGAAGTATATTTTAGTAACTGGAGTAATTTGCTTATGTTAGAGAACAATACAAGtgttaaaaattagaaatttctGCATACATTCAGGCTGAACCTGATCAGTTTACTCAGatcttgttttgtattttgtctATATGCATTATGTGTTCTTATACTTCCTAAGTGTACTAGGAACTGCTCAGAGTTCACTGCTTGGTCTTTTAAAGCAGACCTTGTATGCttactgcatttcagtttgttagacttcagtttggttttgtttagttgcTTATGCATGtttctttaatataaaatttctttgctttcttttttttttttttttttttcccctgaagagCATTACAGGCTGAAGGGAGCAATTGCTtcactttttcagtttttggggttttttatacaCAAGTTTCTACATGGTCCCTATAACTATGTTATCTGAATGCATGTCTGAAAAAGCTGGAGTATATTGTTAGATCAATTTTTAGAGGAAATGAAGTGTGAATGAGGAAGGCAAAACCCACTGTATTTCTTgatatatattataaatatggTCCGTGATCTTCTTATATGTTTATTGTTTTGTGGAACATCTAATGAACAATTGAAAGTGAGAGCTTGGGAGAACTTTTCCGCTGTtctgaagcaaaactgaaaatgtcatgtctttatttttttcttcatgctgcaGGAACTTCATGCACCACTAACTGTTGTGGCTGATGGACTTTTCTCCAAGTTTAGAAAAAACTTGGTCTCCAGCAAAGTTACAGTTTCATCCCATTTTGTTGGTTGCATTTTGAAGGTAACTTTTCTGTATAACGCTACATAAgacagtgtgctgctgcttcttaaTGTGGGTCTGAATTTCACTGAATATGTTGTTCGTTATCTTTCCAACAGTATCAATTAGGACTGTGCTTTTAGATATTTATCCAGTCGTTCTGTCAGTTTCTGTGTGTGTCCCTTTGAGGAGTGTTTGGGTATTTTGGTCAGTGTTTTACTGATTCATACTCCATCCCAGCTCTAGGATAGCTGAACTTTCTACGTCAGACTTAACATACTCGGTACAGTTAACAGGTCAGGTTTTCAACTCTTAGAACACTTTTTAGTAGCTGTGAGCCAGTTTGGGGTgggtttctttcctcttttttttaaagtggataTTGTTAAAAGTtaagatttctgcttttaagaGTGGAGTATAGTGTTAATTTTAAGCACATAGTTGAACAAGGGAGGGTTCAAAAAAAATGGATTAGCATTCAACATAGCTAATTTAAACTGAGCACTGGAGTCACCACACCAGTtcatagaaaatacttttattttaagaaaaaaaagtttcaacaTCTCATATAAGGTAGTGCTACGTGCGCTATTAGTGCTGTATCTTACATGTCTCTAATCTCTGTATTAGAAGTAGGCACCATTGTAAAGCCGGAATCCAATTTGTAAAATTACTACTGTGGATATAGGTGCTTTGACTGGTTTGTGTTAAGATACTGGTAGCTAAGATGGTGACATGGATTTTTTCCACAATACTGACGGTGCAGGGAGTAGAAGTCTTGATTTTTAGATCATCCTagtggctgtgctgtgttttataCTCTGGAAGAATACTCAAACTGTGCTCCTGCCTGAAGGTGGGGTAGCTTGTAACCAGGTACATGTATACCTTCAAGACCTATAAACTTCAAGAGAGAAGGTGGGAATCGAGGTTGGTAGCTGGGTGGTTGGAGAACCCATGTAGAAATCCTGGCTGGGTCTTGTCCCCTGTGGCTGCTGCGTTAACTATTGcattaacagcaaaaataattgaGGGAAAAGGAACCAAAACTAGAGAACTTTCCCTGGGCTGGGAACACTGACTTGGAGGAGCTTCAGCACTTTTTGTGTCTCTAACTCctcctgtttctgtgcttttggaAACTTGTTTAACACCTAGTTAGATAGGACCCTATGATTCTTCCTCAGTTGGTGTCTCCATGTAGTTGTATACAGATTAGtgtatttctttccctcccaccgctttctttatgaaaagaaaacaaaattatattatCAAAAACTATTACATTGATTATATTACAGGTTTTCAATAGCatgtattaaatatttgtgaGTTATTCACATGAAATGTATAACTTATTctagtaaatataaaaatgtattgccAAAAGAATTGTAACTACACTGAAGTTCAGAACTTGCTTTTTGAAAACACTTCTCTTGttcatttaaagagaaaaacaatagAAACTTAGTGTGATATgggattttatttcaaagtatttcagaaaatgattattttttttttaatctgaattttaataTCCTTTCATTGATTAGTCTCAATCtttctcccccttcttttcttttgaaggatGCGTCACAGTTTAAAGCTAATTATGCTGAACTTGTTTTAGCTAAAACTAGCCCAGTGCTAATCTATCGGATTTCTTCAACTGAGACTCGGGTCCTTGTTGATATTCGAGGGGAAATgccaaaaaatttaaaagaatatatgATTGAGAACATTCATCCACAGCTACCTGGTAAGTCTAGAAAGATTTCCATCTGTAATCATCTCAATTAAATGTGCTAAAAAAGGCACATTTCATTGAATCCGTTGAACTATGTGGGCTTTTTCCATGTGCACAGTTACTCTTTCAGTAATGATTCACCCTTAGCAGTTCGTTCAGCTCACATCTGTGAGGTTAGCAGTTCAGAAGGATTACATCTCTAAGAAGAGGTTAAAATGGGTTGTATGCAAATTATTGTAGACTCCAAGTAGtgtaactgaaatattttggttatTGCAGACCACTTAAAGGAACCATTCTTAATAGCGGTTCAGAATGATCGTTTAAGGACTATGCCAGCCAGCTTCTTGCCTCCTTCAGCTGTAAACAAAAAAGGTGTGtattatgaaattaaaaggaggggaaaaggcGTTATAAACTTCTCCTAGGGCTTAGGCCTTTGTTGTTCAATACAACTGTCTCATAATTCttctatgaaaaataatattttgaaaatgtgtacCTTGGGCATAGTTTAATGGCAATGTTTATATTAACACCACACTTGATATCAGTGCCTGCTTTTTTAAGTTTAAATCACTTGGTTGCTCAAGCTTATACAAGTGTGgtctttttaaggaaaacttgatttaaaaaaggaaagaaattacctTAAAAAGTGTTTGTATTTGTGTTCTTTGACACACACATGTTCATACctatagggaaaaaatattttgacctTGATCATCTTAAAGCCTTTTTAAGcttgttaatttaaaaacacccacacaccccaccaccctttttcctttttttttttttttttttttaaattttgtagtTGTTACTCATTTCCTGGTGGGAATGAATTCTTAGTAAGTTTGGTTTTTGAAAAATAGAGGGTTTGAATTCTAAGATTATGTAGTGGTCATGCAGTATCCCATTAATTTTTGTCTTCTACCTAGGTGTTCTTCTTTTAGGAGATGCATATAATATAAGACACCCTCTAACTGGTGGAGGTATGAGTGTCGTTTTAAATGATGTTAAAATATGGAGAAGTTTACTCCAGGATATTCCAGACCTTTATGAAGATTCTGACATTCTCAAGGTAAAGCTTTATTTTGGGCTTATTTTAGGCAGCTTTTGTGGCAATGTAGTGACACgcttttcagttttatgcaACCCAGAGACATGTTAGTTATTAGTGAGGCACAGGGGTTTTCAAAGCTTTGGATAGATAAATCATGCATTAGGCATTCACCAGTAAGCGAGGCTGCCATGTGTGCTATAGCAAAAGGCATATTCAAAACTCTGCTTGCTGACCTGTTGTGTTTTGCTTGAGAAGACTGGAGTGCTGTGTCTAGGCAGCCTGCTTTGCTAGCATAACCTGATAGTCTCATATTAGTGGTGTATTTGTAATGTAAATTGATCTTAAATGCGGTGGGGTTTGACCATTACACATGTGTGAGCACTACTCAGAGAATAACAGCTGGCCTGTTGACTGCTGCATTAACCTCACAGTAGTAAGTCAGAACATGTCCTTCTTTCCCAGGAATTGGCATCATCAGTGTTGatgccttatttttttcagtgagatttAGATCCAAAATTTTGATGAGTAGATAATAAAATTTCTTACTTATTTGTTTACTTCTTTTAAGTGCGTTAGGCATGTTGTCTTGGATAAATTATAGCCAGAGTAATTATAGACTGTAAGTAGATGACTCAAAAAGTGTATTTGAAAATTGAGAAGCGCTTAGAGGGACCCTGAATGTCAGGAGAATACAGGACATACCTGACCAAATGCAGATACTTAGATCTCAGCTAGTCACCTCTGACTTTCAGTTATTTCCTACTTAGTCAACAGAGAGAACTAGGTGTTATCCTTCAAATTTCTGACCTACCCCAGCCACCTACTATAGGATGAGATGAAGCGCACCCTGGAACTacttttgttgtttggtttttttttcctgtatttattgTAAGAGGAGGCTTGATAACTGGCTCAACAAGTTTCCAAAATTCCTTAATGACTTAGCTTGGAACTGATCTAGCATATCACTAAATTTGCTCTACATTATCATGAGTATGACTCTTACCACCTCTTTGGGAATCTTGTGATTGTTCTTGTGTATTTACTTACAggagtactttttttttttcttccccctttttcagGCAAAAAGAACGTTTTACtggtcaagaaaaaaatctcactctTTTGTAGTGAATATTCTTGCCCAGGCACTTTATGAACTCTTTGCTGCCACAGATGGtaagtgtattttaaagataactCTGGCTAATTAAAACTTAGTAAATAAGTAcgtctgggggggggggatggggacggggacagaCATGTGTATGAGTATGAGCATATGTccatgtgtttgtgtgtgtgtatgtatattgatatatattaaaaatatagcaATCAAAGGATTTTAATGAGTTAGCTGGCGTTCTCTGCCTAGTTGTTTAGTTCTAGCGTTATGTAAACTGAGCTTTAGTGATGTGAAGACAAGTCtggagtttgtttttaaaaaaaaaacaaaaccattggggaaaaaaaacaacacaaagaaCGAAACAGAAGACACTTGTTCTTGTGCCAGCTAATTCAAGAATATGTAGGTATTCTATAAGACtatgctttatttaaataaaactagcTCAGAATCCAGCTGAATTTAACAGAACGACAGCTACCAAAGTCCTGGAGTTAAGATCACTGTTGTGTATTATTGGAAAAGTTTTTTATATGTGTTGAATATATTTGTTGagtcattttaattaattttgtagaTTCCTTGCATCAGCTAAAGAAAGCCTGTTTCCATTACTTCAGACTTGGTGGAGAATGTGTCTCGGGTCCTGTTGGATTGCTATCTGTGTAAGTTCACCATGCTGGTAATAGTTAATGTGAACGAGGTTGAGCACTGTGAGCCTCTGTCAAGATCTGCTTTGCTCCCAATCGGTCAGCTCTGCACAGGGAGAATGGTCCATATGAACCTATACTTTTAGGGTTATACTGAAATTCGGAGCTCTTTTAGAAGCTATGCCTTTAAATgctggctctttttttttttttttttcctttttttttttttttttctttctttgtaaaaaatGCTACTAAAATCTAGAGAGAAGTTAATGCAGGTGTCATGGCAGTTTGAATGAGGTAGAGGGGTCCAGACTAGCCGAGGAGCTGGTGGAGGCCTTTCATGCCTGACAAGCTGAGAGTGAGAGTAGCGAAGGATGAGGTCTCCCCAAAAAGAACACAAGGAACAGGGTTACTGGTAACTATCAGGGTGTTTTGAGTGACACCACAGAAACTAGTGAATGCACAATAAATCACACTACTTTGAACAGAGTCATAGCATCAGAGAATatcttgagttggaagggacccgtaaggatcatcaggtccaactcCATTAAAGGCAAACAAACCTACCTTTTCTTAAACCTCAgtacttttttctaaaaacatttggttttgtcTTAGCTCAGATGTATGAATACTGACAGGGTACTGAGTACAGCTGCATGCCAAGCTAGGGTTGTATGTGCatcttcctaaaaaaaaaaaaaaaaaaaaaagagtatacTGAAGTTGCAGTTCCTACTCACCTTATGCAGACAAAGAAGGGTTAGATGGAACTAAATGTTGCTGAGTTTACTGATCGGAGTACAGCATTTTGTGGAATGCAAAACACAGTTGAAGAAATCTACCTGTATAGCTGATAGTCTTGACAAAgaggtaaagaaggaaaactggtATTTCCTACATAGTTAAGAGCCTGTGTGTGAACACCTGCGATCAATGCAGTACTGACATGTGAGAATGTGTGCATTTATATTTCTCCCGTTTTGGAATAAGAGCTGAAACTGATAGAGCCTGTTGAGAATAATCCCCTGGGAGTTGATAAAGGCAGACACAGACTACTGGAAAttaagagaaagcagcagtatATGCTGGCTGTGCTGTAGAAGGGAGCGCAGACTGTATAGCAGCTTGAAGACACCAAAGTTTGTTTATTTAGTTGAGACGGCAAGACTAGAGCTGCCTAAATCAGAAGGGGGTGTGTGTAGTCTCGAGTGGGGATCTctaatgataaaataaaaaattgttattctgattctgtttgtttacgtgttttatctatttatttttaatacaggtTATCTCCTAAACCAATGGTACTGATTGGCCACTTCTTTGCTGTGGCGTTATAcgctgtttatttttgctttaagtcAGAGTCCTGGATCACCATTCCTCGAGCATTTGTCAGTAGTGGGGTTATTCTTTACCGGAGTTGCTCTATAATATTTCCACTTATTTACTCTGAAATGAAGTATTTAGTCTATTAAAATCCAGGGGGAAGTgactggaggaagaaaacatgaaaatcacAATGCCTTCAAAATCTTTGGATATGTACTATTCAATATTGTattatcttttcttctcttcaaaatgtgttttccttgaTAAGGATTTaactttggttttgtggttatatacatatatattatatgtaaaTACTCTTTTCTTTGCGATTGAAGTTCAAAAAGGAGTTAGCTGTTTACAAGGACCATAAATAAGTGTTGACATGTGGTAGATAATTGCCAGTTTTGTCAGAATTTCATCCTTGCTTTATCCATTGCCGAGTGCACCACTAATATTAATaaactgaaaagtgaaaactgTAAACCATAAGCTGCTATTATCcttcatgcttttttctgttcagtagtTCCATAGACTGTTTCTTGATTACTGTGAAGTCTTGTAACATTCTTGATTTGGGTTGTTTCATTAGGATTtgcctgttctttttcagttgcAGCTAAGACACTAGTTTACTGACACTTAAAAGGACACTGTAAAGGGTTTCTGATACCGAAGCGTCACTTTAGTCACTGTTGCAAGTGCCATGTTGCTCTTCTGAAGATAACAAGTAATAATCAAGCCATAGTTAAGTTGGCTACTGCATTGCACTTGGGTACGtggttttgaaattttcttcctatctcacttccttttaaaaccttagggttttttttttttttcttttgcttggtGTGTGTGCAGCTGAAGTTTAACACTGCCACgaactgaagcacagcaacaaaaccgaatccactgaaaaaaaatcagtccagGCTATTTCCAGTAGACAGTAAAGTAATCTTTGATATCACTGCTAAAAACTCATGAGAAGTACCGCAAAAGTGTCCTTTTAATACTTTGAACAGAGTCATAGCATCAGAgtatggtttggttttgttcctatAGAAATTACTGCATGCTACTAAAGAGTTCACATCTCTTGCTGTTGGTCACTATTCCTTCTCGATATCTCTTATCAGTATGCTTTCCTTTGTTcttgtgtattttcatttttctttacctttcttATGATTTCTTTATGTTGTCGCTGTATGGCTCTACTATTTTGGATTGCCTGAAAAGGAAATCCCGCATCAGTGCAACCAACAGTttagagagcagtaagaaattatgtttttctgtgctggtgAAACTTTGACTATATCTTGAAAATGGCAGATTGCGTAAGTTGTATATAACCATACATTTTATGTTggactgtggggaaaaaaaaaatctgtggagaggcttttttaatattttgtttgatgGATATTTCAAATGAGCTGTTCTTTTCCAGAAGCAAAagtatgtatatttttctaaCCATTATCACTTTTGATACCCTCTTGAAATTACACGCATCATGAATATCTCTATGTTTAAACTTTAGGGTAGAGTactaatattttcaaatatcatTATATATGGTGACTAAATGATGCCCCTTTAAGGGTACACAAAGTTTGCAGAATTTATAcaagtgttttcaaaatttgtcacaattttgaaaatattgattaattttacattttctatttttttatattatttgcaGTCAGTCTCTTTAAAATCAAAGATAAAAAGTCCTGAGCCAAATACACATGTTCAGCTTAAATAAAAAGTTGCCATATCtgtagatatattttttttttttttctgttgacgTGTATCTCTGGTTAGTGAGTTTCGTTAAGTCCTGATTTATCTGGAAATACCAGTGTGCTTAAATTTACATACATGTTTAagcacttcttttcttttcttgaagtCAGTGCCTGGCTAAGTGTCTTGATGATTGGGACAATGATCGCTTGTTTGAAATTACCgtgggggagagaaaaatgttGCATGTATGTGTAAGGAAGAGTAGCCTGAACATGTGACTCGTGAAATGGTTACGTGCCTTGTCCTCAGGACACGATGAAGGACTTTGAAGTATCGAACAAACCGGGACCATCTGGACACAGGGCAGCACAGGGTGTGGGCTTCTAACTGAAGTCCCTGATGAGCTGGTCTCCGGTAGGGTTTGACAGCCTTGGCTGGGCTCCTGTCCCAGCCGGGCAGCAGTGCTTTGCCCTCATGATGAAAAGTCCCGGGGCAGAGTTTCAAGCCATGTCCTGTAGTCTCTGGCTGCAGTGGCTTTCTCGGGGACGCAGAGGGAGGCTGAAGGGTGGGAGAGAAGTCGTGAAAGAAGCGGTACTTGAGCCAAATGAGAGTAAGAAAGGTAAAGCTGGCAGTGAGCGGGCAATGTCCATAGGTAAAATGGCCAAAAATGGAATCCGGCTGTTTGAGCTAATGCTAGCCGTCGTACGCAGCAGACAAGTCTTTAAGAATCCTGGGGTTCGTTTTCTACACCTGTATGCAGCAAAGTGAAGCGATATGCCAGGAAAGATGCGTCACAGGTGTGATTCAGAATTGGAGAGGAACACAATGCACACGTATTTGTTGCAACTTGTGAGTTGTCTACGTGCAAACTGTAAAGAGGTTAGTTCTAAGGATTTGTAGGCTGCAAAATTTAATACCATCCCGTGCCCTTAGCAGGGCACCTAGGGAAGAGTCGGCACATGAGATGTGTGTTGTGCACGTGTGGTTATCCCTGTGTTCCAGGactggtgcagctgcagctaACGCAGCAGAAGGAACAAGAGAAGCAGGTGTGTAGTGGTGAGGTTGTAGCTGGTGACATGGTTCAGGAGTATGAAAACTTGCTAGTGgtgagaaggaaagagggaacAGTAGTTGCCTTCTGTGCTGGTAGGTGGTCTAGAGGCTTGTTCATAGGTGGGGAGTTAATTCATGCATGCAAATATCACATTTGAAGCTTGCTTGAGAAATTTGTGTCGTGTAGGCAAAGTGTTCTTGGTcttctggttttgggggtttgccTTGTTTTGAACAAACCCTTTACTGGAAAATATATGGGGCAATGAGAAGgttttttattacagctttaaaatgcCTGCTAGCGCAGGCATGCAATATTGGATTTTTGATGAGTGGTACCCATTTGGGCTGTGCCTGTGTCCTGTGCCTCTAGCTCCACTGCTCCACTACAAGCAAGTGAAAGGCAGAGTAGCAGTGGTAGTTTTCCTCCCACCTTCACTCTAATCACCTGGAACAAAGAGAAAGCACTTGAGCAGTCCCGGAATCAGCTGCCTGTGTTTTGTAATGTATTATTTGGTTGTGCTTCTGAGACAACAGCAGTAGTATAATGTGATGTTACAGATCTCCAGCATAATTACAGTGCTCCTCTGGGGAAGTGTCTGAATGGAGGCTTAAGTAGtctgttctgcagctgaagagaagAGGAGCACATCCTTTTCCGCAGGTGTAAACGGTTAGTTGGTGATGTCTGAATAGCACTTGGAAGACTTTACGCTTAAAACCTCGCTGATGTCTGGAGTACGCTCAGGGAAAAACGACGACCAGTAACAAGGAAGATGTGCTATTCCTCATCTGTATTGCCCAAGCTTTGTTTCAGTTGAACAATGATTTGGTTCCGAAGAGCCACACGAGTTTGGTTGTAATCAAGCTGTTCCAAAGTACATGCAACAGCAGCGCTGTTACCAGGGTTTCCAAATGTCTGtggaaatctgaaaaaaggggatgattaaaatatatattgctCCCTCCTTCATAATGCCAGtttctgtgttgtctttttGCCTCGTCCTCGTGTTGTACGCCTGgtctctgcttcctcccactCGGTCTTCTGGTCCTTGCTCCATGTTTGCAGCCAGAAGTGTGCAGCAATCCAGGACGTGGTTGCTGCGCTGCAGAAAGGTTGATCGGTAAGGCGGGTGGAGCGTGTTGCCCATAGTGGTTTCCCATGTGGAAGCTGTGACCTGTGCTCCTTCAAAGGCCGGTCTCATCTCCAAAACCCTACATGTTGGTATTTACTGTCATGCTGTTGATACACGCCGGTGGTTTTGTGTCGGTAGGGCAGTAATTTATGGGGGGCTCATGGGGCTTTTGCGTATTGTTCTCTGGAACCAGCTAGTGTGTTCTGGACAAAAGCAAAATCCGTTCAATTCAGAATAAATAGAGGCAGCTGATAAATTATGCGTCCTGAAATTCTGGCTTGCTCAGCATGACAGTACTACATGGAAAATAGTGTCAGCAGTTCCTGAGCTGCTCCCTGTGGAGCTCCAAAGAGCTGTGCAACCTCCTGTGCTGTGCATAGTGAACAGCAGCACGGCAGAGTGTGCTGAGATATAGTTATCTGGggtactgaaaataaaagttgacAGAGAATTTTAAATAGTAACTGAAATCCAATGTTAATATAAGCAAAGCagcataaataagaaaaatcatcGTGATAGCAGAACCCAACTGTGAGTGTCCTGGAATCACCGTGACTGGTCCTCTCCAAGCTTCCACGCAGTTTGCAGTCAAAGAGCATGTTGGGAATTGTCAGCGAAGGGCTACAGCAAGAAACCCGCCACAATTCTGCAGGAAACGAGCCTTTGCACCGGCTGAGGtgtggcagagcaggagctaCTCGTGCCTCGGGCGGAGGCGAGAGGAGCTGCCCGGTGGAGCGCTGAGCCTTTGCCAGTGGTGTTTCCTGAAGGCAGAGCTAGTGAGGAGCCATGGAAGAAGGGGCTTCTGGTGTCACAGGCAGGTTTTAGAGCTGGTCTTCAAGCAGGGGTTACCAGGCCAGCCAAACAGAAACGGCAGAACCGTAGGTCCAATACTGGAATACTGGCACAGGCAATAGGTACTTGTGTAGCGACCAGTTCTGGGGATGCACCCAGACAATTTAGTGGGGTGTGTTGCATTTCTCATACGGGATTTTAAGCGGTTCCACCTATGCTGTTGCAGTggctattttgttttgttttttttttccatgggaacATTTGGGGTTTCTTTAGCTCCGCACCCTGTTTACCCGTAGGTCACTCGTACACGATTACTTTCGCAGGTTTCTGTGATGCAGCTAGCTTCCTTCGGAGGAGATGCACATTTTTCAGGCAACGGGCATCCTAACGCTGTCTTCCCAGGTATGGCTGTTTGACAGCCCTAATGTAGAGGCTGATATCTATATGGTCCTGAAAATTTGTATTGTCCAGTAAAAGTATACAGAAGTGTATGTACAGATATCACCTTCTCCTAACTGCTGTCTCCGTACGTACAGCAGTACCGTAGGTATGGGTTTGACGTTACGGGTTCTTCTAGGCTACAAGACTGGATTCTCTGAtggcaggagaggaaggggggGCTTGGAGAGGGGTGCAGGACCATGGTCCCAACTGTGGGTTGTGGGCGTGGAGGCTTCATCCCTACTGGGGGGCACAGCAGGACCACAGCTGGCTGTCCCTCTTCACTGGTAAAGCTCTGTCCATAATGGTCTTGGCACAGGCCACCTTGTGACCTCCCAGGCACCTCCTGGGTGTCatttggaggggaaggggatTAGCGTGGAGTAGGGATCGTTGCCAGCCCTGTGCGGATCAGGTTGTCGTGTTTGAGGTGTGAGCCGTGCTTGTGCCAGGTGGTTCCTGCACCACAGGGTGGGTCCTGACATGTTTTATGAAGT
Proteins encoded:
- the SQLE gene encoding squalene monooxygenase, giving the protein MWTFLGIASFIYVYKKCGDLMTYANKEVLLSVLVFFSLGLLLSYRYHFRGPKQQQQQQQRKAHLGMLSDVLSALPLVGFFWAKPTPGSQQVERPKSRKGKREVNFSDVYLTETTPNTILSHQYDPEIIIVGSGVLGSSLATVLSRDGRKVTVIERDLKEPDRIVGELLQPGGFKALRDLGLEDTVEGIDSQIVNGYIIHDLESKSEVEIPYPTSEDGHVASGRSFHHGQFIMGLRRAAMAEPNAKFIEGTVLQLLEEDDCVVGVQYKDKETGDTKELHAPLTVVADGLFSKFRKNLVSSKVTVSSHFVGCILKDASQFKANYAELVLAKTSPVLIYRISSTETRVLVDIRGEMPKNLKEYMIENIHPQLPDHLKEPFLIAVQNDRLRTMPASFLPPSAVNKKGVLLLGDAYNIRHPLTGGGMSVVLNDVKIWRSLLQDIPDLYEDSDILKAKRTFYWSRKKSHSFVVNILAQALYELFAATDDSLHQLKKACFHYFRLGGECVSGPVGLLSVLSPKPMVLIGHFFAVALYAVYFCFKSESWITIPRAFVSSGVILYRSCSIIFPLIYSEMKYLVY